From Sphingorhabdus sp. SMR4y:
CATTGGGGCAACCGCAAATTGCTGTGGTTGAACATCGCGCACAGGTTGAGCAACAACGCAAAGACGAACACCGCCAGCGGGCTCGGACCGAGCAACAGCACCAGCCCGCATTTGTACAGCATCGACAGGATCATCTCGACCGGGTGGAAACGTATCGCCGTGGTTACGTCAATGTCGCGGTCAGCGTGGTGAACCTTGTGAACAGCCCAGAGCAGCGGGATTTTGTGGGTCGCGATATGCTGGCCATAGATCGCCAGATCGAGCAGGATCAAGGCGAGCGCAAATTCCACCCAAACCGGCCAGTCGGTCCAGTTGAACAGGCCGATCTGGTTTTGTGCCGCCAAGCCAGCGACGGCAATCGCCGCGACCGGGCCCATCAGGCGGAGCGCGACGCTGTCCAGAATGATGAAAATAATATTGGTGCGCCAGCGCCGGAACCGCGCCAGCAGGCGCTTGCGACGCGGAAATATGGCCTCGCTCAGCGCCAGAATTGCAAATAGCAGGACGGACAGTAGCAGGCCATGTAACGCAAGATCATCTGTCATGAATGGGATTGTCGCTTCGCCATTTCGCTTTCCTGCTACGGAAAAATACTATCGCCGCCCTATAGCAGAGATCGCGCCCATATAAGCGCATATTCTGTAACTCTCAGTTTCTTGGGGGTTTCAGGCAGAGGCCACGCCCATCCCCTGCCCATCTTCACGAGGATTTTTCATCACAGTCCAATATGGGTTGCAGCGCTGCGAGATGATCGCTAGATGCTGCCCCGTCTATGAGGTGCGTTGGCTGAGTGGTCGAAAGCGCCGCACTCGAAATGCGGTATGCCAGCAATGGTATCTAGGGTTCGAATCCCTAACGCACCTCCACAGACATGGCCGGCTTCACAGGCTCGACAGCTTCTGCTGTCCGGGCGACCAGTCGGGCCTGTTCCCGGAGACCGGCAAGCCGCACATTATCAGCAACCGGCGTTTCCACCGCAGTCGCACTAGCCGGAAGACTTGTTCTCGGCATTGCCCTCCGCGGAGTGGCTGTCCAGCAGGCTGCGCATTTGCAGCGTCGCCTGATTTGCGTTCACGCCGACCAGAAAACGAACTTCCTGCAATCCG
This genomic window contains:
- a CDS encoding sterol desaturase family protein → MTDDLALHGLLLSVLLFAILALSEAIFPRRKRLLARFRRWRTNIIFIILDSVALRLMGPVAAIAVAGLAAQNQIGLFNWTDWPVWVEFALALILLDLAIYGQHIATHKIPLLWAVHKVHHADRDIDVTTAIRFHPVEMILSMLYKCGLVLLLGPSPLAVFVFALLLNLCAMFNHSNLRLPQWLDKGLRLLLVTPDMHRVHHSTVRGETDSNYGFSIALWDRIFGTYIAQPEAGHDKMTIGLEEYQIDSPAELWWSLALPFQQRNRTNNARGYKRNST